From the Anaerolineales bacterium genome, one window contains:
- a CDS encoding glycosyltransferase: MRNYRKKRITHWNAVFSKSGLPKSARHYHKLLEQYYSFQIPTGMRVLELGCGNGSLLASVKPEFGVGVDFSRQALIQAKQLHPQLSFIEADVCELPLSGSFDVIILSDLVNDLWDVQTVLELITRCSHSRTRVILNLHSHLWQVLLAWAERLGLKRPTLAQNWFTLDDLHTLLKLTNCDLIKHETEILLPAHIPVLSWFANKYLARIWPFSALCLTNMLVIRPLKAKLEKRSQQPSVSIIIPARNEEGNIGRLFSELPKLGRAMELVFIEGHSKDKTYEAIEEAIQQHPEQKAQLLKQTGVGKANAVWQGFAAAKNDVLIIFDSDLSVSPPDLLRFYEAVSNNKGEFINGSRLVYPMEDRAMQFINLIGNRLFGKIFSWLISQPVKDTLCGTKVIWREDFALLRQVWPENSRDPFGDFDLLIGSAKLNLKIIDVPIRYRERTYGSTNINRWSHGLMLIRMLSWAASSLKFR, encoded by the coding sequence GTGCGAAATTATCGAAAAAAACGCATCACGCATTGGAATGCTGTTTTCTCCAAAAGTGGCTTACCGAAAAGTGCTCGCCACTATCACAAATTGCTAGAGCAATACTATAGTTTCCAAATTCCCACAGGAATGCGTGTCTTGGAATTGGGCTGCGGCAATGGCTCTTTGCTCGCTTCAGTGAAGCCAGAATTCGGTGTGGGCGTGGACTTTTCCAGGCAGGCTTTGATACAGGCAAAGCAGTTGCATCCCCAACTGTCCTTTATCGAAGCCGATGTTTGTGAATTGCCGTTGTCTGGAAGCTTCGATGTGATCATCCTCTCCGACTTAGTGAATGACCTTTGGGACGTACAAACCGTCTTGGAGTTGATTACAAGATGCAGCCACAGCCGCACCCGCGTTATTCTCAACCTGCATAGTCACCTATGGCAAGTATTGCTTGCCTGGGCAGAGCGGCTAGGTCTGAAACGACCTACCTTAGCCCAGAATTGGTTCACGCTAGATGATTTGCATACTTTGTTGAAGCTTACCAACTGCGACCTGATTAAACACGAGACAGAAATCCTGCTGCCAGCGCATATTCCCGTATTGTCCTGGTTTGCCAATAAGTACCTGGCGCGCATCTGGCCATTCTCGGCGCTCTGCCTGACCAATATGCTTGTGATTCGTCCCCTTAAAGCCAAGCTTGAAAAGCGCAGCCAACAGCCTAGTGTGTCAATTATCATTCCAGCCAGAAATGAAGAAGGCAATATTGGCCGCTTATTTTCCGAATTGCCTAAATTGGGTAGAGCAATGGAACTGGTCTTCATCGAGGGTCATTCCAAAGACAAGACGTACGAGGCGATCGAAGAGGCCATTCAACAGCATCCAGAACAAAAAGCTCAGTTGCTTAAACAGACTGGGGTCGGCAAAGCCAATGCCGTTTGGCAGGGCTTTGCCGCAGCCAAAAATGATGTGCTCATTATCTTTGATTCTGACTTGTCGGTTTCCCCTCCTGATCTTTTGCGTTTTTATGAAGCAGTTTCAAATAACAAAGGCGAATTCATTAATGGCTCGCGCTTGGTCTACCCAATGGAAGACCGCGCCATGCAATTCATTAACCTGATTGGCAATCGTTTGTTCGGAAAAATCTTCTCTTGGTTAATTTCCCAACCAGTTAAGGACACCCTTTGTGGAACAAAAGTTATCTGGCGGGAAGATTTTGCCCTATTGCGCCAAGTATGGCCAGAGAACAGCAGAGATCCCTTTGGCGACTTCGATTTGCTGATTGGTTCAGCTAAGCTCAACCTCAAGATTATTGATGTGCCCATCCGCTATCGTGAACGCACCTATGGCAGCACCAACATCAACCGTTGGAGCCACGGGTTGATGCTGATAAGAATGCTCTCTTGGGCGGCCAGCAGCCTGAAGTTCCGTTGA
- a CDS encoding DUF1684 domain-containing protein: MPTPLEIFRQGKDEFFANHTNSPLTPEQRERFSGLSYFPENSALQLEIDVTPFEEQELVQLPTSTGDLKTYTRYGRFSFTVNGEQAELTLFHAPYGFFLLFVDSLAGSETYGAGRYLEPEQLPDGKFLIDFNLAYNPYCAYNDAWNCPIPPAENRLKVPIRAGEKNFDDH, encoded by the coding sequence ATGCCAACGCCTCTGGAAATCTTCCGCCAAGGCAAAGATGAGTTCTTTGCCAACCACACCAACAGCCCTCTGACCCCGGAACAGCGGGAACGCTTTTCGGGTCTCAGCTACTTTCCCGAGAATTCAGCTTTGCAGCTTGAAATAGACGTAACGCCCTTTGAAGAACAAGAACTAGTGCAGCTCCCCACGTCCACCGGGGATTTAAAGACCTACACCCGTTATGGGCGCTTCAGCTTTACCGTGAACGGTGAACAAGCAGAACTAACCCTGTTCCATGCGCCTTATGGCTTCTTCTTGCTCTTCGTAGACTCACTGGCCGGCAGCGAGACCTACGGTGCCGGCCGCTACCTGGAACCCGAGCAATTGCCCGATGGCAAGTTCTTGATCGACTTCAACCTGGCCTACAACCCCTACTGTGCCTACAACGACGCCTGGAATTGCCCCATCCCCCCGGCAGAAAATCGGCTGAAGGTACCCATCCGCGCGGGCGAGAAGAACTTCGATGACCACTAA
- a CDS encoding segregation/condensation protein A, which yields MVLLSDPNTPQPYTVETEVYQGPLDLLLQLIERAELDITKLSLAKVTDQFLAYMRTLQSARAERVSEFLVVASRLMQIKSEALLPRPVVRMPDEEDPGEALVQQLILYKQYKQLAELLARRQASQLRAYLRLATPPKVEGRLDLSNITIQDLHAAALRVFTREDSRAPLRTVVAPPKVTIREKIRVIAQAFKQNTLVRFRSLLGENPQRLHIVVTFLAVLELVRRYRITAQQEKLFGDIEMNRDDAWDENLDFELEFRE from the coding sequence CCCTATACAGTCGAGACCGAGGTCTACCAGGGTCCGCTGGATCTGCTGCTCCAGCTGATCGAACGCGCCGAGCTCGACATTACTAAGCTCTCACTGGCCAAGGTCACTGACCAATTCCTGGCTTACATGCGCACACTGCAATCCGCCCGCGCCGAGCGCGTCTCAGAGTTTCTGGTGGTTGCCTCGCGTTTGATGCAGATCAAGTCTGAGGCCCTGCTGCCCCGCCCCGTCGTGCGCATGCCGGACGAAGAGGACCCCGGCGAAGCCTTGGTGCAGCAGCTCATTCTGTACAAACAATACAAGCAACTGGCTGAGTTGCTGGCCCGCCGCCAAGCGAGCCAGTTGCGCGCCTACCTGCGCCTGGCGACACCGCCAAAAGTCGAGGGCCGGCTCGACCTGAGCAACATCACCATCCAAGATCTGCACGCCGCAGCGCTGCGCGTGTTCACCCGCGAGGATTCGCGCGCCCCGCTGCGCACGGTGGTCGCCCCGCCCAAAGTCACCATTCGCGAGAAGATCCGCGTGATCGCCCAGGCGTTCAAGCAAAACACCCTGGTGCGTTTCCGCTCGCTGCTGGGCGAAAACCCTCAACGTTTGCATATTGTGGTGACCTTCCTGGCGGTATTGGAACTGGTGCGTCGTTATCGCATTACCGCCCAACAGGAAAAGCTTTTTGGCGACATTGAAATGAACCGAGATGACGCCTGGGACGAAAACCTGGACTTTGAACTGGAATTCCGAGAATAA
- a CDS encoding class I SAM-dependent methyltransferase encodes MSKTINQDRVANEIAHGKFLAQGSTEAIWGWDSAAGKHRAVKRAAKIIAAAQLAPGKHALEIGCGTGMFTRMFADSGARITANDVSPDLIEIAQKNNPEVNFIWMPFEELPSTAQYNAIIGSSVLHHLDLDAALQKSIELLRPGGCLAFAEPNMLNPQVFAERTFLRNALDYVSPDETAFVRWHLAKKLKQLGFINIHLTPFDWLHPAIPATWINTIESVGRVLEALPAVREFSGSLLISCQKPE; translated from the coding sequence ATGAGTAAAACCATCAATCAAGATCGCGTGGCAAACGAAATTGCCCACGGCAAATTCCTCGCTCAAGGCTCTACCGAAGCCATCTGGGGTTGGGACTCTGCGGCGGGCAAACACCGAGCAGTAAAGCGTGCTGCCAAAATAATCGCCGCAGCCCAGCTGGCCCCCGGTAAGCACGCCCTGGAAATTGGCTGTGGCACGGGTATGTTCACACGTATGTTTGCCGACAGCGGGGCCAGGATCACCGCCAATGATGTCTCCCCAGACCTAATCGAAATTGCTCAAAAGAACAATCCGGAGGTCAATTTCATCTGGATGCCGTTTGAGGAGCTGCCCAGTACTGCCCAATACAATGCCATCATCGGCTCTTCAGTACTGCATCACCTGGACCTGGATGCGGCTCTCCAAAAAAGTATCGAATTGCTGCGGCCAGGTGGGTGCCTGGCTTTTGCAGAGCCCAATATGCTAAACCCGCAAGTATTCGCTGAACGCACCTTTCTTCGTAATGCGCTGGACTATGTATCGCCAGACGAAACTGCTTTCGTTCGTTGGCACCTGGCAAAGAAACTGAAGCAACTAGGCTTTATCAACATTCACCTCACGCCCTTCGACTGGCTTCATCCAGCCATTCCCGCCACATGGATCAATACGATAGAAAGCGTTGGGCGAGTACTCGAGGCACTGCCCGCAGTACGAGAATTCTCGGGCTCATTGCTTATTTCTTGCCAAAAACCCGAGTAA
- a CDS encoding cytochrome c has product MVKIRPSLLGLCALAVLGAACSSQPAPNTDHSPQEAAGQTLFTRHCAACHSLNAGTIIVGPPLAGIANQAQQRVAGMDASTYLHQSIMEPSAYLVEGFSDLMPPTLGQVLTPEEVDALVAYMLTLQ; this is encoded by the coding sequence ATGGTAAAGATCCGACCAAGCCTGCTTGGGCTATGCGCTCTGGCTGTGTTGGGGGCAGCCTGCAGCAGCCAGCCCGCCCCCAACACAGACCACAGCCCGCAAGAAGCTGCCGGGCAAACGTTGTTCACCCGGCACTGCGCCGCCTGCCACAGCCTCAACGCAGGTACCATCATCGTTGGCCCTCCCTTGGCTGGGATCGCCAACCAAGCCCAACAGCGCGTGGCGGGGATGGATGCCAGCACATACCTGCATCAATCCATCATGGAACCCAGCGCTTATCTGGTTGAAGGTTTTTCTGATCTAATGCCGCCCACCCTGGGGCAAGTTCTAACTCCAGAAGAGGTTGATGCCCTCGTCGCCTACATGCTCACCTTGCAGTAG
- a CDS encoding prenyltransferase has protein sequence MSTRTAVQGKAAHPLPLLTRWKTAWDGCNVPQIELADGFTRWLVISRACVFTMTIISGMLGLLIAAEQATRGAGSVNWFFGFLAIIGIILAHASNNLLNDYMDVRQGVDTEDYPRAQYSTHPILGGLTTPNGLLKAAGLLTFIDFLIMLYLYTQVGAMVLVFAVLGFVLSFFYTNVLKRAGLGELTAFVVWGPLMTGGTAYVALNGMPLTTEIWALTLPYGLVVASVLVGKHIDKIEPDTKVGVRSVPVILGEERSKLLNKAIFILFYVIIVALVVLNYTGPGVLLTFLALPYLRRSWQKYSEPKPKKAPEGWTVWPLWFVGWAMHFNRKAGGYFTLGLLVNIGWHYISTLL, from the coding sequence ATGAGCACCAGAACTGCAGTACAGGGCAAAGCTGCCCACCCACTGCCGCTGCTAACCCGTTGGAAGACGGCTTGGGACGGCTGCAATGTCCCGCAGATCGAGTTGGCAGACGGTTTCACCCGCTGGCTGGTGATTTCCCGTGCCTGCGTATTCACCATGACCATCATCTCGGGCATGCTGGGGCTGCTGATCGCTGCCGAGCAGGCCACTCGCGGCGCTGGCTCGGTCAATTGGTTCTTCGGCTTTCTGGCCATCATCGGCATCATCCTGGCGCATGCCTCCAACAACCTGCTGAACGACTACATGGATGTGCGCCAGGGTGTGGATACGGAAGACTATCCACGCGCCCAATACAGCACCCACCCGATCCTGGGCGGCCTTACCACCCCCAATGGCCTGCTCAAGGCCGCTGGCCTGCTCACCTTCATTGATTTCCTTATCATGCTCTATCTGTACACTCAGGTCGGGGCTATGGTGCTGGTATTTGCTGTGCTGGGTTTTGTACTCAGCTTCTTTTACACCAACGTACTCAAGCGGGCTGGCTTGGGCGAGTTAACCGCTTTCGTGGTTTGGGGACCGTTGATGACCGGCGGTACGGCTTACGTCGCCCTCAACGGTATGCCCTTGACCACGGAGATCTGGGCGCTGACCCTGCCCTACGGTCTGGTTGTAGCCAGCGTGCTGGTAGGCAAGCACATCGATAAGATCGAACCCGACACCAAGGTTGGCGTGCGTTCTGTGCCCGTCATCCTCGGCGAAGAACGCTCAAAGCTGCTCAATAAGGCCATCTTCATCCTTTTCTACGTCATCATCGTCGCCCTGGTCGTGTTGAACTACACAGGCCCCGGCGTGCTGCTCACCTTCCTGGCGTTGCCCTACCTGCGTCGCAGCTGGCAAAAATACTCCGAGCCCAAACCTAAGAAGGCGCCGGAGGGCTGGACGGTGTGGCCGCTGTGGTTCGTGGGTTGGGCCATGCACTTCAATCGCAAAGCCGGTGGCTACTTCACCCTCGGCTTGCTGGTTAACATCGGCTGGCACTACATCTCCACCTTATTGTAG